The DNA region ACAGCTCAAGCCCTGGCCTGCCCCAGTTGGTGGGAACCCTGCTCTTTCTCTGAGAActgagggggtgggaggggaaggcagCCAGCCCCTCCAGAATCCTTCCACCCTCGCCTCTGCGGGCCTGCTCCCAGCTCTGCTCAGGGCCTGTGCAGACTCCTACAGGGTGCCTGGTAGGTGCCTCTCATCTCCCCAGCCTGAACCCTGCACCCCATAGGCTTTCTGGGAAAAACAAAAGCTGGGCAGCACAGCTGGGGAGAGGAGAATGGAGAGCCGCACAGAGCAGGGACGCTCAGGCCAGAGAGGGCAAAGGCCAGGCAGCAGGCTAactggggctgggagggaggcTGCGGCTCAGAGGAAACATGATGGAGGGGAAGGTGGGAGGGGGGAAAAGCAATAATAAGGCCCCGGGAAAGAGCAAGAGCAACCCACTGTAGGAGGGAGAGATAACAGAGGTCCAGGGAAACAGAAAACCAGAAGATGGGCCTTGAAGGAAGAGCAGGTCAGAGACCAAGGAGGGAAGGAGCAGAGAAAGGCGAAGCAGCACAGCCAACCAAGTCCACAGGCCCCTCGGGCTCTGGTGGCAGCCTCTCTGAAACAGGTGTTATGAACATGAGGAGCTGAGCCCAGCCGGGCAGCACGCCtggtatcccagtgactcaggaggctgaggcaggagcattgcaaatttgggccagcctctgcaacttagccagacactgtctcaaaatgtaaagggctggggaggagtgggctgggggtgtggctcagcagtggggCGCTGGCCTAGCACTtaggaggcgctgggttccatcttcagcaccacataaaatacattgtatccacctaaaaattaaaaaaaaaaaaaaaaggtattgtgcccaaccacaaccacaactttaaaaatattaaaaaaaaaaaaaaaagaaagaaagaaagaaaaaaaggccaggaatgtggctcagtagtaagtgtccctgggtccaTTCCAGTGCTGTCAACAAAAGGCAGGCCTGGCAgcaaacgcctgtaatcccagcagctcaggaggctgaggcaggaggatcctgagtgcaaagccatcctcagcagtttagtgagtccccaagcaactcagggagtttatatatatataaagttgcttatatatttatataaaatataaaatataaataataaaaatttatttaaaaagggctgggacgtaGTTCAGTGGTTCCGTGcggctgggttcaatccacagtaccaagaCCAACAAAGGAAAGACACCGATACACACACGCCCACCACAGGCAGAAAAGGTGACAGTACTGGGAACAGTGTGGCCGGGTGCGGAAGGAAGGGCAGACTGAGGCTGGAGCGGTTAGGAATCACACAGGGAGGCCGGGTTGGTGCTGAGAAGCTCGGGTACATCTTTATTAAGCAGAGGCCGCGGGGAGGCCAGCTGTGGTGGGGACAGGGTCCTGCTGCCGAAGGGAGGCAGAGCAGGGTGGAGTGGGGCCGGGCAGTGGGGCCGGCGCTCAGTGGTTGTCGCTGGGCGCGGGGGCCGTGCTGGCGCCCATGGCCTTCTGCATCTTCTCCACCAGGCCGGCCCACTGGCGCTGCATGTCTTCCACCAGGGGTTCGAACCAGCTCTTGAGGCGGGCCTGGAAGGCCTCGGCCTGCAGGCGCATCTGCGCCGTCTGCTCCTCCACCTTGGCGCGCACCTCCTCCACCTGCTCGCGCACCTCGTCCAGGCGGTCGCGCGCGCggctgcccacctcctccagccgccCGCGCAGCCGCTCGCCCCAGGCCTGGGCGCGCTCCCGCAGCGGCTGGCTGGCCAGGCTGCTCACGGTGGCTGCCCGCAGGCGGCCCTGCTCCACCAGCGGCCCCAGGCGCTCTCGGATGGCGCTCACGCCGCGCTCGGCGCCCTCGCGGGCCCCGGCCTGGTACACGGCCAGGCGCTTCTGCAGGTCCTCGGCGTCGCGCTGCAGCCGCTTGCGCAGCTTGCGCAGGTGCGAGGCCAGGCGCGCCCGCAGCTCCTCGGTGCTCTGGCCCACCATGGCCCGCACCTCGCTGCGGTACTGCTCCAGGCGGTTGCGCACGTCCTGCATGTCCGCCCCGAGCCGCGCCTGCGCCGCCTGCAGCTCCTTGGAGAGCCGGGCCTGCGTCTCCTCGGCCATCGGGCGCAGCTGCTCCTCCAGCTCCGACTTGTAGGCCTTCACCTCCTTCATCGTGTCCTCTATTAGCACCCTGCGGGCCAAGAGGGCGGACGCTGGCAAGACGAGGACTGAGACAGATGGGGGACccaaaggggaagaggaggaaggggaagaggcccagaggagactgagacagaTGCAGAGAGATCGAGACGACAGAAGGACCAGGGGCCAGGcgtggaggcacatgcctgtaacaccagcaacttgggaggcagaggcaggaggatcccaagtgggaggccagcctcagcaattgagcaaggtcctaaacaacttagtgcgatagtgtctcaaaataaaaagtaaaaagggaggAGCGGggactggggtcgtggctcagtggtagagcgcttgcctggcatgtgtgaggcactgggtttgatcctcagcaccacataaaaataaatgaataaaataaaggtattctgtccatatacaactaaaaaatataaataaataaggggatggggatgtgggaCAGAGGCAGAGAGCACCAGCCTGTGAGCCTGGAGGATGGGCAGGGACAGAGAGctggggaagcagagaggaaagcCAGGAGTTTAAAGGAGAGCAAGCAAGAGGCAGAGACCCAGGGACAGAAAAGAACCCAAGTCCTTGGAGGTTCAGAGGATCCAGAGGCAGCAACAGGGTCAAAGGCCGGGGGGTGGGGGCACTCACGCCAGTTCTTGGGTGACCTGGGAGCTGAGCAGCTCCTCCTGCACCTGGTCAGAGAGCGTCTGCACCCAGTGCAGGTAATCCCAGAAGCGGCCCAGTGCCAGCTCCCAGGGCTGGCGGGTCTGGCCAATCTGCCAATTGGTCTGCTCCTGTACCTCTGGCTCCATTTCCAGCTCCGCCCGGCATCCTGTGTAGGGCAAGTTCGGGGCCATCAGGGTCAGGCACGCTCCCTCACACAGAGCAGGCGCTACACAGTGCTCAGGGCCTCCTTCGAGCCCAGGCGGGCAGGGAGGGGGTGGTCTGATTAATCACTGTCCACGTCCTTCGTGCCTTTGTGGGCCCTATGTCGGGCTGCACAGGGGCGAGGGAGAATGAGGAGGGTCACAGCCGACTCTTGGCCAGTACTCACTACCTACCTGAGAGCACGGCAGCACGACATTGCTtgtgcccattttatagatgggaaaacaGGCCAGAGAGCGGACAGCAGCTGCTCAGGGCGAGTGAAGGTCAGGGAGGCCTCAGACCTGGGCCTCACTCTCAAGGAGGATGGGTCACAGAAGAGGGGGTTGAGGACTTGAATGAGGCCAAGGGGTAGAAGAGGGACATGCAGGTCACCAGGCAGGCAGGCCCTGCTTCCATACCTGCCAGGAGCGTGGTCACCAACACGGCCCACAGAACCTTCATCTTTCTGCCTGATGGTCAGTCTGGGGAGGGGAGAGACTGAATCAACAGCCCTGTGGGGACTCCTCCCCCCAGCCTGGCCCCACCTTCAAAGCCTCCCCACCCCAAGATCTGAGATAACCTAATCCAATCATAAACATTCACCAGGCTGCTCCCCCCAACTCAGCTATTTAACTCCCTCTTTGTCTTCTCCTATCTCTCCATTCACTGCCAAAATTCCATCTCCCTCTCCAGGGTTCAGATTCCACTGAGCCCCCACCCAGCCGGGCTCTCTAAGGTCCAGCTCTGCGTTCCTCCGTCCACCTTCACATTCTATGCTCCAAAGTCGGGTCTAAGCGCTGATTTCAATCTACATGCTAATTTAACCCTCATAGAAAAGTCCTTCTTTCAATCTGGTCTAGCCACCCCTGCATCCTGGATTATGGAGACCTGAAGACAAATGGGGGCAtccagtaggtgctcaataaatgacagTGGGATTTGGCTAGGATTCATCTCTGGGTTTTTCCAGCTGCCCCAAATGCTGCCCCCCACCCTCCACCTTCTAGATAGGGTGGGAGGCCCTACCGCTGGCTTTTCAAGGTCCACTCCCCTGGTCCTGTGTCTGGACTGATCCAGGCAGAGGCCGGTCACTGCTTCTCCCCCATCTTGTCTCCCAAATGGCTCTCTGAGCTTCCTGCCCTTTCCTCCTAGCCCCTGACTTTCCCTAGAGGTCAGGGGGTTTTGAGGTGTCCACATCATCCCAAGACCCCTCTGCTGGTCCCTGCACCCTCTGGCTGCACATCTCACCGGTTCCTGGGGTACCGGGTCCTTTGAGTCCGCAGGAGCTGAGCAGGGCTCTGGGAGCCCAGACTCCTCCAATTATAGggctcccctgccccgccccctaCCCCTGGGCTAGGGCGGGCTCGGCCAGCCCCCTGTCACGAGGCAGGCTGTCCTCTCCCTCCTCACACACAACAGGGCCAAGGAGGTGGGGCGTGGAGGCCTTGGACCActtcccacccccagcccccaggaagGGAGACGACTCCTCATTCAGTAATCCAGGCGTCCTCCTCTATTATGGGGTGCCGGGGACCTTATGGGCATGAGCACTTGAGTGAAACTTGGTTTTAACCCTTGCTccatctttttttgggggaggaggcagggcggagatcgaactcaggggcactcggctgcggagccacatccccagccctattttgtactttttatttagagacagggtctcactgagctgcttagcgcctcCTTGTTGCTGAGACCTCCTTCGAAttcacagtcctcctgtctcagccttccgaggcgctgggattacagacgtgcgccaccgcacctggccctTGCTCCCTCTTGAGTGTGACCCCGGGTGCAGGTGACCACCTCTTAGAGCTCTTTCCTCCACTTGTGAAACGGGAACCCAGCAGCCGCTGGCTGGGACAGGCAGGGTGCTCTTCATACGCTGGAAGCAAAAAGTGCCGTTAGGTTTGGACTCCAGACCTGCCCACTGGCACTTGAATCCTGCCTCTGCCCACTGCCAGCTTGTGATCTTGGGCAAACGACCCACCTCTGAGCAGCCTCTTTACTATAAAAGTGGGAAagcatgggctggggctggggctgggtggtagagcacttgcctagcacgtgggaggccctgggttctgttctcagcaccacatacaaataaataaaggtccattgacaacttaaaaatattttttaaaaaaaaagtgtgtgggggggggctggggttgtgactcagcagtagagcgctcacctagcaagtgtgaggcgctgggctcgatcctcagcaccacataaaattaaaaacaaataaaaataaaggtattgtgtccaactacaactaaaaaaatgttaaaaacaaaacaaaaaagtgggaAAGCAGCTGGCGCAGCGCACACGTCCAATCCCAGGCCTCGGGAGGCGAGgcggaggattgcaagtttgcggccaggctgggcaacttggtgagacccacTCAAAATGAAacgggctggggacgtggctcagtggtagagcacccggaTTCGATGCCagcatgggggtggggtggtctTAAGAGCTGCAGTGTCAGACGTGGCTTGGCAATAAGGCCAGGTGATTAACTAGGTGGCAGGTACTGGGGACAGTCTCCTCAAGGGGCTGGGAGCCCTGGATCCTGTGGTAGGAGGCTGAGCACGTGAGGAGGGAGCCCTCATGCCTGGTCAGGCCCAGGACTGTTTGCTTTGGACTTACAGATGGCTGGCAGAGGCGGGGAGGTGGCTTCTGAGGGTAACTAGGGGTCATCTGTACCCAGCAGCACCCCGCCAAtcctggggggggggcagggtttCAGTTCCTGTCTGGGGGAGTCAGTAGTCTGTGAGCTCCAGCCTGGCCAACTCCGACGCCTCCTGCTGAGCGCAGGGGTCACTTGGGCACAGAACTTCAGACAACTGGCTGGGAGACGGGGAGATCCCACATCAAAAGAAAAAGCCCAACAATCCCTCAGATACAGGCGACCCATCCCACTCCCTGTCCCAACCCCTGGCTGCTCTCCTCCCCTCAGGTGGCTCTTCCTTTCTTAACAGTCCTGATGCCCTCCCAGCAGCCTGGATCCTCCATGACGTTAATGAAAGCTGTGAAGGTCCTGAGAAGCCCTACCACCCTCTTCCTGTGTCATCTGGGAAGATCCTGGAGTCCGGAgaccctgcccccagccccagtcaTCCCTGTTGCTTCAGTCTGCAGGAACAAAGTCCTGTGTGGCCACTGGCCAGGCCCCATGGGGCCACTGACCTGGAGACCCCGCCCTCTTGCAAAGGAAGGCTGTGCTGTCCCTGTGGGGCACAGGCCACGGGGTGCTGTGGTCCTGGCCAGGCTCTTCCCTAGCAGAGCGCCAGGCTGTCCTGTGCCCCGGACCCCcgcgccccctgctggccaccGCGGGAAGAACCACAGAAAACGGAGGCACCTCACCTCAACTGCTTTCCCCCcatgtatattgtttttttttttttttttttcatttttttctgtaaaatgtccCGGTTCTTCTATAACTTATAAACATGATTTATACTGAGGGGTAGAAGGGAAAGTGGGCAGGGCGGGCTGACGGGGCGGGGAGCTCCTCTTGCTGCCCCTTGGGCGGGCTCGGCGGGGCCCTCTGTGAAGGATGGGGACGCCATGACACTCCTCCCTGAGGTTGTCTGGCCACTTCTGCCCTGGTGCTCAGAATCCCCCCTGGGACCCCAGGCCCACTGGGCTCACCCGGCCCCGGCGCTCAGAGTCCCGAAGCGCCCCCTTGGATCCAGCACcccctcctcagctgctggggtGGCGGGTCCCCTCCTTTCCGCTGCCCCCCGaccctggaggagggagggagaggagggggaggggctcaGGTCTCCCTCCgggaaggtggaggaggaggaagggcgtGGAGGCCGGAGTGGACTCAGCGTGGACTCAGCCGATGGTGAGGCCGAAGCCGCACTGGAACTTGTTCTTGCGGTGGTTCAGGAAGGCCCCGAGGGCCAGCGTCAGAGGCAGGGGTGGCAGCTTCTTCTCCAGGGTGGCGCCCACGATCCAGTTACTGTCCACGGAGCCTGTGGGTCAACAGCTGTGCTAAGAGATGTGCTAGGTCCCATCCCGTCCCTATGTGGCCACTCCAGGCCTCCTCAGGCAGCTGACCACAGCAACCTGCACCTGGAAGCCACTCCGTGCAGCCCAGCCCCTTCACTCCTGGGAGCAGACAGCTTGCTCCTTGCTCTGGGAAGCCCTTGCCAGGACCCTGGGACCCCACCCCAGTGGGTCCACTCTGGGTCATCCTCCTCCAGGGACCGGGCAGTGCTCCCCATTGTGGGCCGGCAGACAGGGCCGAGCAGGGGCCGCCTCTGCCCAAAGACCGAGATGTCTTCTAAGGATTGTGCAGGACCTTGCAGATGGGCCACTGCATGGAGCTGTCACCGCACCTTGTGAAGGGTCAGAAGGAAGGTGCCAGAAGCAAACCTGGCACTGCAGAAGGTCCCCTCACGCAGGCTGGCCATGTAGCAGAGGGTCACCAGGAGGGCAGGCTGCAGCAGTGGACAAGTTCCCGACCCCCCAGGTGGCTGCTGCCTACCTTAAACCTAGGAACACTGCGGCTCAGGCATGGTCATCAGGACTGGAGACAGTCATCCTGGTGACCAGGCCACTTCCCAGAGCCTCAATTCCTACTAATGTGGGATGAATGGGGGGCACAAGATTTCCAGGGTGCCTTCTCCTTACGGGGGGTGGGCAGAGAGCACGATGCTCTGGGTTCAGCCCAGACATGGGCATCAGATGTTCCAGGGGTGGGGCCCCAGCACCTACTTATTAAAAAGCCTCCCTGGGTGCTTTGGAGGCCCACAAAACCCTGGCACACAGCCGTCCCTCATCTCCTTTGGCCTCCACACCCACCACGAGCCGAGTCACCTCTTATCTGTTTTCCACGGAGGGAAACAGGGTTTACCTTTGAAGAGGAGGTTGGCCTTCGGCAGGTCCAGCTGGTACCCAAAGGAGACGCTGGTGTCCTGCATCCTCGTACTGGCCTCGAACTCCACGCCTACCTGCAGCTGGAGGAGTGGACAGCGCAAGAGTGAGCTACCACCTCTGGGTTCCAGGTGCACAGCCTGAGACCCCGGCCTGTGAGCACGCCCTCCACACGGGCCGCCAGCTCACCTGGTCACTGGCTTTGTGGTAGTACGTCGCGTGCATGCCTGCTTGGCCAAGTGTCACTGTGGCCAACCAGTTGTTAACTGTAAGACAGGACAGTGGGGGTGGTCACCAAGGAGATGCGCCATCTGGGAAGCCaggtccctgccctgccctcagcCCAGGCTCACGTGTGTATTTCCCAGCCAGCGACATGACGGTGCCTTCTTCTCCGGGCCGCCGGTGGTAGACCAGCTCTCCACCCAGGGCCAGGCATGGCGTGATGCTCTGGAGGTAGTGGGCCACGAGGATTCCTGAGGACAGGGGACAGTCAGCTCCAGCCCAGCCAGCAGGTGGGGACCAGGCTCCGCCTACAGGAAGGTGGGCGGGTCCCTGGTCCCTCCCTGCAGGCCTTGGTCCTGCCCTCACAACAGCTCCTGGCTTGCTAACCTGCCGGGGGTCAGCCTCCCAGGCCTGTGATGGCACCCTGGCCTGCAGGACTCCACCTGGCCCAGTGCAGCCCACACTCACCCCAGCACGGATGGACGGGGGCAGACGCTGAGGGAGGCGGGTCTCTCCCCCAGGCTCACCAAATGTGCCAGGGTGGAGCCAGGCCGCCATGCCTCAGCCCAGGCTCCGGGCCTCGCTGGTGCAGTGAGAGGCAGGAGGGGAGTGGGCAGGAGGGCACAGTGGAGGACGGGAGGTGGCTGCCCAGCACTGCCAGCCCAGTGGCCTTGGCCACTGACATCACTTCTCTGTTAACATGACTCCTCCCTGGGGTTGTGACAAAGACCAAGTGACAGGTCCACCATCACTAGGACCCGTCACGCTGGGGTCTGCACCAGAGGCCTGCGTGTACCGCAACGGCCAGCGTGACTCCTCGAGGCCGAGGACTGACAGTGATTTGCTTGGGTCTCTGGAGCCCAGCAGAGAACAGGCGACAAGAGCCATGTCACCTGACAGGGGAGAAAGGAGCTGCAGACACAGCACTGAAGACAGCACAGACGCTGGGACCAAAGGAGAGGGACAAGGCAAGACTGGTGGACACAGACGTGGGCGCACAGGACGAGACCCCCAGAGAAGCAGCAGCCCCAAGGGATGGGGAAGGCAGGGTGCAGAGAGGACAGGTCGGGGCGGAGCACGGAGACCAGTGGCTTCCCAGGTGGGGAACCGAGGCAGATTCTCAGGGGCAGGTGAATGACCATCTTGGTTGGGCCAGCCAGAGGGGCTGGCAGCCTGCAAGAGGGGCCAGCCAGAATGGATGGGGGCCTCAAGTTCCTGGCCAGGGCACTGCGGTGGGCTGGAGCTGGGCCCCCACGTTCCTCGGACCATTGTGACCCTCCTTTCTCCAGTGAGCAGATGACACAATGAAGCGCCGAGCACGATCGAGACTGCACTGTCAAGCCACCCCTCTGCCATCTGTACGGCAACTGAGGCCTCAGAGAAGGAGCCATACAGTCACAGACACAGGGACTCAACATAGCATCTCCTCTGGCCTTCCAGCTGTGGGAACTACTGGGACAAGGGCCAGCACATCCCCAGGTGTCTCTAACCACCCTCCTTATCTCCAGGGCCTCCGCCTTGCCACCACCTACTCCAGCCACCTCTCCCACCTCCCCCGTCCCTCTCTCCAAACACAAACCTGATTCTGTTCTCCCAGTGCCCACAATCTGCGATGGCTCCCCAGAACCTTGAAAAGATCCTGGCTTCTCACCGCACAGCTGAGACCCTCTGTGGCTTGGTCCCAACTTCAAAAAAGGCCTCATCCCCTTCTCTTAACACCTCAGCCAGAGCCGTTACCCTGCGGAGCTGCATGAACACACAGGACTCTCCCACTTCACCCTGGGCCTATGCCACTGCCCCTTCAGCTGGTGAACCATTCCTACTGCCAGCCGGACACCTGCATCTTCTGAGTGTTTCTGAGGTTTGGCTGCCTCTCTGGGGTCTGCCCCCACTGAACTCTCCCGCCCTGGTCTCCTGCCTCCGCCCCTCCCGGGCAGTGGACAGGAATGCAGAAGGTCCCTGACAGTGAGAGTTTCCAGCTGTTTTTGAAATGTCCTCCCCACTCCAAAGAAGAGCCCAGGCATTTTGAGTTTCTAGCACTTAACAGGATGCCTGCAGGCCGTGGGCCGCAGTGGGGGAGGCTTGCCTAcagagccaggccctgggtcccatccccagcatcacaaaaacaaaacggagcttggggctgagtggtagagcactcgcctagtgtgcatgaggcactgggtttgatcctctgcatcaCATAAAGGAGCCCGGCATCCCCTTGATGATCAACAAAACTGTGCTCCATGAGAGCAGCGGGGGAGGTGGCCCAGAGCCACCTCTCCTCTGTGTGGGGAGAGGCCTCAGGCAGGCTGGGAAAGGGGCCCTGTCTGCCCAACTGCTGCCCAAACCTGCTGGGCAGGAGTGGTGGGACAGCAGGCTGGGATGCCACACCTGGCCTTGGCCCAGCTGGGCTAGGGCCCCAGCAGCGCTGCTGCTTGGGGAAGTCACCGGGGGCAGGACTGAACAAGTGGTGGCCGCCCACGGCAGAGGCGGAGGCAGGGGGCACCTGCAGAAAGGGGGCTCCTGGCTCAGCCAGactccctctgcctctgccacACCACAGTGACCGCTCAGTGAGcgtttccctctccttttcctgaTTCTTGCCCCTGGGGCCACACACTGCCATTTTAGAGAAACTGTCCTTGTCACTGCTGGTAAGACGGGGCCCCTTGTTGGAAGTCATTATAGCAATCTGAACTTTTCCTGGATAGGATTTCCCAACCAAGAGCACATTCATTATgtgaatgttttttattttttttgtgtggtgttggtgattgaatccaggtcctcaAATGTGCTAAGCAAGCCGACAAGGTCCATGTCTGTGAACATAAGGacctgtgaggctgaggcaggagaacctcaagttcaaagccagtcgcagcaacttaggccctaggCAATTTATTGAAActtggtcttaaaaaaaaaaaagggctgggggcatggctcagtggttaagtaagtacccctgggttcacacacaaagggcaagtgctctacccctgagctatgtCCTAAGCCCCTTGGGACTCTAAGTGCTGTCCTGTCTCAGTCCCCTGTGTGtgtcccagccctgccctcctagGCAGGTGCTCAGGGTGTAGCAGAAGCTCCAGGGACCCCAGTCCCGTGGCCCCAGGCAACTGACTTCACCCCTGGGCCTGCGGAGAGCTCTCCAATCAATATGTCATTAAATGGTGGCTGTGCCATCATGGCCATGTAACAGacaaggagactgaggct from Marmota flaviventris isolate mMarFla1 chromosome 18, mMarFla1.hap1, whole genome shotgun sequence includes:
- the Apoe gene encoding apolipoprotein E codes for the protein MKVLWAVLVTTLLAGCRAELEMEPEVQEQTNWQIGQTRQPWELALGRFWDYLHWVQTLSDQVQEELLSSQVTQELAVLIEDTMKEVKAYKSELEEQLRPMAEETQARLSKELQAAQARLGADMQDVRNRLEQYRSEVRAMVGQSTEELRARLASHLRKLRKRLQRDAEDLQKRLAVYQAGAREGAERGVSAIRERLGPLVEQGRLRAATVSSLASQPLRERAQAWGERLRGRLEEVGSRARDRLDEVREQVEEVRAKVEEQTAQMRLQAEAFQARLKSWFEPLVEDMQRQWAGLVEKMQKAMGASTAPAPSDNH